GATACCCTCACCGCTACCATGCTGGTCATCGTAACCAGTGTCTCCTTGATGGTGCATATTTATACCATCGGCTACATGAGTGACGACAATGGTTACCAGCGTTTCTTCAGCTATATTTCCCTGTTTACTTTTTCCATGCTGATGCTGGTGATGAGTAATAATTTCATCCAGTTGTTTTTTGGCTGGGAAGCCGTAGGTCTGGTGTCTTATCTGCTGATTGGTTTTTACTACAAACGCGATAGTGCCATCTTTGCCAATTTGAAAGCCTTTCTGGTCAACCGTGTTGGTGACTTTGGTTTTGTGCTGGGTATTGGCCTGATTCTGGCATATTTTGGCGGCAGTTTGCGCTATGCCGACGTATTCCAGCACATCGATCAAGTCAAAAACGCCACCATTGAACTGATTCCCGGCCATCCGTGGTCTCTGATTACCGTAACCTGTATTCTGCTGTTTGTCGGCGCCATGGGTAAATCAGCACAGTTTCCATTGCATGTTTGGTTGCCGGACTCAATGGAAGGCCCGACACCGATATCTGCTTTGATTCATGCCGCTACTATGGTGACTGCTGGTATTTTCATGGTGTCGCGCATGTCACCATTGTATGAATTGTCTGATACAGCACTTGGTGTCATCATGGTTTCCGGTACTATAACCGCACTGTTTATGGGCTTTTTAGGCATGATTCAACACGACATCAAGCGTGTGATTGCTTATTCCACCCTGTCGCAGTTAGGCTATATGACCGTAGCACTGGGTGCCTCTGCCTACAATATTGCTGTCTTCCATGTGATGACACATGCTTTCTTTAAAGCACTGTTATTTCTGGCAGCCGGTAGTGTGATTATGGGTATGCATCATGATCAAGATATGCGCCACATGGGTGGACTGCGTAAATACATGCCAGTAACGTGGATTTGCATGTTGATTGGTTCTTTGTCTCTGATTGGTACACCATTCTTCTCCGGTTTCTATTCCAAAGATTCCATCATCGATGCTGTTAAAGCTTCAACACTGCCTTTCAGCAGCTTCGCTTATGTGGCACTGGTAGCCAGTGTATTTGTAACTGCTTTCTATTCCTTCCGCCTGTATTTTCTGGTGTTCCACGGTGAAGAAAAATGGCGCCAGAGCGGGCAGGGCGAACATCATCATGGCGAGGAACACCATGGTCTGCGTCCGCAGGATAATCCACATGAAAGCCCGCTGGTGGTGACTATTCCGCTGATTTTACTGGCTATTCCATCAGTGTTTGTCGGTATGTGGGCAATCAAACCCATGCTCTTCAGCGATTTTTATCATAATGTAATTTTCATCAACAGCGCCGCCCACCCTGCATTGGCCACCGTTGCAGAAGAATATCACGGTATTTTTGCCATGGCTCTGCACAGTCTGACTACACCAGTGTTATGGCTGGTCATTGCCGGCGTAGTTCTGGCATGGTTTTTCTACATGAAAAAACCACAGATTCCGGCGCGGATTGTGTCTTCCATCCGTCCGATATATACCTTGCTGGACAACAAATACTATCTGGATGCACTTTACTACAACGTTTTTGCCAAAGGCAGCCGACTGCTGGGAACGCTGTTCTGGAAAGTAGGTGATGTGCTCATCATTGATAAATTAATTGTTAACGGTGCTGCGCGCGTTGTGGCCACAGTGGCTGCACTGGTGCGACGGATTCAAACCGGCTACCTCTATACTTATGCAACTGCTATGGTGCTGGGCGTGTTTGTGCTGGTGGCATGGACATTCTGGCCGTTGCTGAAAACCATGTTCGGCGGTTAATTCAAGGCATTCAATTTAGTATTTTTAGGCTATAAATATGTACGATTACTTACTCAGTTTGGCGATTTGGCTGCCCGTGTTGGCCGGTATCGTTGTGCTGGCCACCGGCTCAGACAAGCACGCTGGGATAGCCAGAGTGCTGGCCTTAATAGGTGCGCTGCTATCCTTTCTCATCACCATACCGCTGTTTTGCAAATTTGATCGCTTGAATGGTGGCTTTCAATTTACAGAATTTCATGTCTGGATAGACAGCCTCAACATCAACTATGCCTTGGGCGTGGATGGTCTGTCTGTGCTGTTTGTGATTCTGAATAGCTTCACTACCTTACTGGTGGTGCTCGCTGGCTGGCAGGTGATTCAGAAACGACCGGCACAGTATATGGCCGCGTTTTTAATTATGTCTGGTTTGATCAATGGTGCTTTTGCAGCCATGGATGCCATTCTGTTTTATGTGTTCTTCGAAGGCATGCTGATACCGATGTATCTGATTATCGGTATCTGGGGAGGTCCGCGACGTGTCTACGCCTCCATCAAATTCTTCCTCTATACCCTGATGGGTTCATTGCTGATGCTGGTGGGTTTTGTTTACCTGTCTAATCAGACTGGCGGCTTTGCTATCGAAACATGGCACAACATTAAACATTTGGCCATGACTGCACAGGTGCTGCTGTTTATCGGTTTTTTCCTGTCTTTTGCAGTAAAAGTACCTATGTGGCCGGTACATACATGGTTGCCTGATGCCCACGTGGAAGCACCAACTGGTGGTTCCATGGTACTGGCGGCTATTACCCTGAAAATTGGTGGATATGGTTTTCTGCGTTTTATGCTGCCGATTCTGCCGGATGCGGCACGCTATTTTGCTCCAGCGATTATTGTGCTGAGTTTGGTTGCCGTGATTTATATCGGTATGGTGGCACTGGTACAAACCGATATGAAAAAACTGGTGGCATATTCTTCCATTAGCCACATGGGGTTTGTGACCTTAGGCTTTTTCCTGTTTACTGGCGGTTACCTGAATGACTGGGCGTTTAAAGGTGCCATCATGCAGATGCTGTCGCATGGGTTTGTTTCAGCAGCCATGTTTATGAGCATTGGCGTGATGTATGACCGCATGCATACTCGTGAGATCTCAGCTTACGGTGGCGTGGTTAACAGTATGCCGATATTTGCCTCATTCATGCTGCTGTTTGCCATGGCAAATGCTGGTCTACCCGGTACTTCCGGTTTTGTGGGTGAATTCATGGTGATTGTCGGTGCGGTAAAAACCAATTTCTGGATTGGCGCGCTAGCGGCACTGACTCTGATTTATGGTGCTGCCTATACTCTGTGGATGTTTAAACGGGTGATTTTTGGTGCTATTAAAAACCCCGAAGTGGCGCAATTAAAAGATGTGAATAAACGCGAACTGCTTATTCTGGTGATTTTGGCCGTAGCGGTACTTGGTTTTGGTTTGTATCCCGAACCCTTTATCGCCGTTGTGCATCAGGCAGCTAATGATTTAATTGTCCAAGCGGCACAAAGCAAACTGTAAGGAAATGTGAATGAACTGGACAGATTTAACAATATTTCCCGCTGTACCGGAACTGGTGCTAACTGGCGTACTGTTTGCCGTATTGCTGGTGGATTTATGGCTGAATGACCGGCAACGCTGGATAACCTGTACCTTATCTGTTATCGGCCTGATTTTGACCGCTGCTGTGCAGTGTCTGGTGTGGAAACAGCAACCTCAATATGCCTTTCACGACATGTTTGTGCTTGATGGCATGGCACAACTGGCCAAATTATGTATGTATGGATTGGTGATAGCCGTTTTTATCTACAGTCAGGCTTATCTTCGTGCCAGAAACATTTATCAGGGTGAATTTTACACTTTGACTTTGTTTGCTCTGTTGGGCATGAACATCATGGTTTCTGCATGCCATTTCTTAACCTTATATGTTGGGTTGGAATTACTGTCACTGGCATTGTATGCGTTGATTGCTCTGCAGCGCGATAGTGGCCGTGCAGCTGAAGCAGCGCTGAAATATTTTGTGCTCGGTGCTCTGGCTTCCGGTTTGCTGTTGTATGGCATTTCTCTGGTATATGGTGCAACAGGTACTCTGCAGTTGCAGCAAGTACTGGCTGCCAGTCAGGAAGGCACCAATCCATGGTTGCTGAAACTAGGTGTAGTATTTATTGTAGCCGGTATCGTATTTAAGCTGGGTGCTGTGCCTTTCCATATGTGGGTACCCGATGTGTATCAGGGCGCACCAACTGCTGTAACTGCTCTGGTTGGTACGGCGCCAAAAATCGCTGCCACGGTGTTTGCTTTCCGTATTCTGGTGTATGGTCTGCTGACGCAATGGGAAAGCTGGCGCGATTTGTTGCTGTTATTGGGGATTGCTTCTTTGTTTATTGGTAATCTTGCTGCCATTATGCAAACCAGTATCAAGCGTATGCTCGGTTTCTCAACCGTTGCACATATGGGTTTTATCCTGCTGGCGCTGTTGGCTGGTGAAGTTGGCTGTACTGCCGCCATTTACTATGCCATCACCTACGCTTTAATGGCTTCTGTGGCCTTTGCCATTTTGATGTTGTTATCTAACAAAGATATTGAATGCCAGAATATCAGTGATCTTGCCGGTCTGAATCAGAAAAATGCTTGGTATGCATTCCTAATGTTGCTGGCTATGTTCTCTATGGCTGGTATTCCACCCTTAATGGGCTTCTATGCCAAACTGGCAGTCATCAAAGCATTGCTTTCTAGTGGCTATGTGTGGGTTTCTGTGTATGCAGTGGTGATGTCATTAATTGGCGCGTTCTACTATCTGCGTGTGGTGAAAACCATGTATTTCGATACTGCGGATTCTGTGGCTGCACCTGTATTTAATATGTCCCTGCTGGGTAAAGTGGTGTTATCCATCAACGGTTTGCTTTTGTTGCTATGGGGTGTAGTGCCGGATGGCGTGATGGCATGGTGTGTACAGGCTTTGATGCATAGCTAAGGTCTTTTATCTATTTGACAGCAGCCTTTATGGCTGCTGTTTTTGCTGTTGGATGAGCATTTATTAAAGTAGATAAGAGCAGGTAAAATGGTTCATTCAAATATGAAAATAATAATGGCATGGTCAGTATGAATCTTTCAGGTTTTGATATTCGCCAGACACAATGTGTGGTGGTAAAAGTAGGCTCCAGTCTGGTAACTAACGGTGGACAGGGTGTAGACCAGACGATGTTGAATAACTGGGCACAGCAAATTGCGCACTTGCGTGCGCGTGGCATGCAGGTAGTGCTGGTTTCCAGTGGGGCCATTGCTGAAGGTATGAAGCGTCTGGGCTGGACAGTACGACCTAAAGCACTCAACGAACTACAGGCTGCGGCTGCAGTGGGGCAGATGGGACTGGCTCAAGCCTATGAAGAGGCATTTGTGTCACTGCAGATTCAGACCGCTCAGATATTGTTGACGCATGATGATATGAGTCACCGTACTCGCTATCTGAATGCCCGCAGTACCATCCGTACCCTACTGGAGCAAGGGGTGGTACCAATTATTAATGAAAACGATTCTGTCACCATAGATGAAATTAAGCTCGGGGATAATGATACGCTCGGGGCGCTGGTGACCAATCTGATTGAAGCAGACATACTGATTATTCTGACTGATCAGAATGGTTTGTATGACCGCGACCCACGCCAGCATACCGATGCCAATTTTATCCATCAAATTGCTGCTGACCATCCTGAGCTGGAAAGTATGGCCGGTGGTGCTGGCAGCAGTGTGGGAACCGGCGGCATGTTTACCAAGGTAGTGGCAGCCAGACGTGCTGCTCTGAGTGGTGCGGCCACCCTGATAGCAAATGGACATGCGGACAATGTATTAGTGCGGGTAGTGGATGGAGAACAGATAGGTACTTTGTTTACGCCAGCTGCAAATCGTCTAAGTGCACGTCAGCAATGGCTGTTGGGGCAGGTGCAGCTAGCAGGAAGTGTTGTGGTAGATGATGGCGCAGTCAAGGCGTTGACAGTACAGCATTCTAGTTTGTTACCCATCGGCTGTATGGCGGTAAATGGCCATTTTGAACGCGGAGCTTTGGTGGCTGTTTGTAATCAAACAGGCCAAGAAATTGCTCGAGGATTAGTAAATTATAGCGATCATGAAATCAGTCGGTTGTTGCGGCAGCCGTCACAAGCAATTGAGGAAATATTAGGCTATGTGGCGGAAGAAGAATTGATTCATCGCGATAATATGGTGTTAAGACGCAGTTGAAGAGAATAGTTGTTGCTGTCTATATGAAATGGTTCGCTCAAGCAAGCAGTAATATTTAAGTATTTTGGGGTGATGAGATTTTATATTCAAATACCGATGATATTTAGTTGCTAATCACAAAATACTGTTATGAAACATAATGTTATCAGTATTTAAAATAAATCATTACTGAAGTGATTTACGTCTATGCGTTGTTTACCCTGTTTACTCTTTGTTTTTATTTTTAGTATAACTTAATAATATTCAGCCATTTCCTACTTTGTTTTGAGGCGTTTTCATGCTGCGATGGATTTAATTAATAAAAAAAACGGCACCTTGAGTATAAAGTGCCGTCTGCACGATAATTTTTATTCATCAGTGCAGCTTTATAAATACGCCTGCACCTGCTCCAAATTTGCCTTGAGTGTTGCCTGTAGCCGCTGCTTTAAAAACCCAGCTTCCTTTATTGCTGGCCACAGAATAACCGACAGCATAGCCAGATTCACCACGATGTGTGCCGAAGCCCATTGTGAGACCACCATCACCGGCATTCATCGGCTGCGGCAGATTAGCCATAGCGATGGCAGAAGCAATAGCTGCATTTGAGTTATCTTCAATATCATTGATTTTACGATTCAGGTGACTGATATTGTGGCCGATTTTATCGAGTGCATGATTCATCTGACTTACATTAACGGCATCTGTGTCTGCTACGCCGGCTGCAACATTGCTGATTTGTCTCTCGTGGCCGATGCTGCCAATAGAGACACTGTTACTGCGGGTGGCCACTGAACTTTCGCCCAGTGCCACAGAATTTTCTGCTCTGGCCTGTGCATGATTGCCGATTGCTGTGCTGTGGTTGCCAGAGGCTACGGCTCCTGAGCCACCAGCTACAGAACCAGGAGCAGATGGTTGTGGTGCGGTAGTTGTCTCGTTTTGGTTTACCTGAAACATACCCGCGCTGCCATTATTCAGTTTGTTGATATCATTGCTGATGTTAGCTGGATTTTGATTGGATACAGTTGTGACCTGACTAATTTTATGATCAGTATAATCTTTTGCTAAAGACAATATGTGATCAAATTGTCCTGTGTTTATGACGGAGCTAGTTGCTGCTTTAAGCTGAGCAACGGTGGCTGCATCGCTGTCTTGAGCGCCATCGGCTACGTTTTGGATGCGGCGTAGTTGTTCTGGTGTGCCAATGGAGACTACTCCCCTGACTGATGAAAGGGGTTGTTTGGTTAGATATGCATCGCCTGATGCACCACTGGTAACGGAATTTATACCTAAGGCGATGCTGTTTTCTGTTAAGACTCTGGCGTTCATGCCTAGCGCAGTGCCACCTGTTTTGGTTGCAGAGGCACCATTGCCGATGGCTATGGCATTATCTGCTATTGCCTGAGCATTTTTTCCTATTGCCATTGAATCCAATGCTAAGGCTTTAGAAAATGCACCCAGTGCCAAGGTGTAATCTTTTGCGGCTTGTGCTCCGCTACCCATAGCAATGGCGTCCTCACCTGAAGATAGGGTGTTGTCTTCGGACTGAAACTTTACATCTTGATCAATTGTCGAAACATTTTTGATATTGGCTGAACCGATGGCTATGGAGCGAAAGCCGGTTGCTGTTGCGGAATGTCCGATAGCCAATGTTCCTTTATTTGTGGCTGCGGCTACATTTCCAATAGCCTGCGCAAAGTCTGCAATGGCTGCGGCTTGACGACCGATAGCCAGCGATGTATTACCTGATGATAATGCTTCTGGACCTATGGCTGTTGCAGAGCTTGCAGACGCTTTGGCGTGACTTCCCAGTGCTAATGTAAAAGGAGAATAGGCGGATGCGCCAAATCCTATTGCTGCACTGCTTCCATAATCTTTGCCACTGATTTTGTTGTAAGGATTGTTTCTCTCTGCCATGGCCCACCCCTTCACTAATTTAGATTCTTTATCTGAGCCGTTTGCCGCTAAACTTGCGCATCCTATTGCAATGTTGCCTACTTCTGTTGGTATAGTATGGTTTTTGGCAGGGGTGACATTGTTTTCACAAGCATCTATTGCAGCTGCTGTATCTCCGATTGCAGCAAAAATATTATTTGATAGGCATAATAAAGCGGATAGGCTTATTTGTGATATCAATGGGCGCAAAGTGGATTTCGGTTGTGTATTCATGGTGATTTCTCCGGTTTGTATCAATGTTGTAAGTATTAAGCTCTAAAGTTTTATATCGAAATATTTGATTAGAGGTGTTGTGTTTTATTTATTTCGATTGATTAATATAATATTGATTATTTGCAATATTATCGTCCATTAATGTCTGTTTTTCAGATGGAATTTAATTTTTATTTTGGATTCCTTAGACTTATTATGCTGAATGACTATTCAAACAGATTATTCATTATTTATGATAATATCATTATAAATATTACCATTCAGCTTTGAATCCTAAAGACCCGTTAAAAGGGGCTTTTATCTGTGCATCTCCGCCGTTAGATTTTGTATGGCCAAATTCTCCGTAAAGTCTCATTTTATTGGAAATTTCGTAGCTGCCTCCAATCGCCATTTCAGTACTGCTATGCGCCAGACTGGTATTCAATGTGGTTGATGCTGTATGAGTAGTGTAAGTGGTGTAATCGTCGCCATCCGGTGAATAGATAAAATTGATTCGTGCATAGGGATGGAATATGCCTTTATTAAACTGAAAATCACCATGCATGCGGCCACCGATACGAAACAGCCAAACATTATTGCCGTTCTGGCTGACGGTTGTGTTTCCGCTTATCTGGCTGTCATTCAGGTGCAACCACTGGCGTATAATCTGTGTCTGGGGCTCCAGTTTCCATGCGCTGTGGCCGATTGTAAAAGGTTTACCTATTTCAACTGATGCTGTGATGCCATGTCCTTTTTGTTTGCTGGCCTGATTACCAGTAGGCCTGATATCTGCCTGATGCTGTGCGCCCTGTAAAACGATGTCTAGATAGCTGCCAGTATTGCTGGTGTAGGTGCTGTAGGCGCCCAGGAAATAAGATTGAATATCGTTTTTACCTACATTCCCATTTATACCGCTGGCAAAACCGGCTACATTCAGATGACCGTTCAGATACCCGAGGTATCCCCCTGTATGCCAGTGAGGATTGTTCCAAATATCGCTGCCCATTTGTAAACCATTAT
This portion of the Snodgrassella alvi genome encodes:
- the nuoL gene encoding NADH-quinone oxidoreductase subunit L, translated to MSVYLIIALAPLIGSLLAGLCGKLIGRKGAHSVTIAGVALSAVLSAWVLYGFMTGGRQPFDENVYTWLTMGGLDFSVGFLIDTLTATMLVIVTSVSLMVHIYTIGYMSDDNGYQRFFSYISLFTFSMLMLVMSNNFIQLFFGWEAVGLVSYLLIGFYYKRDSAIFANLKAFLVNRVGDFGFVLGIGLILAYFGGSLRYADVFQHIDQVKNATIELIPGHPWSLITVTCILLFVGAMGKSAQFPLHVWLPDSMEGPTPISALIHAATMVTAGIFMVSRMSPLYELSDTALGVIMVSGTITALFMGFLGMIQHDIKRVIAYSTLSQLGYMTVALGASAYNIAVFHVMTHAFFKALLFLAAGSVIMGMHHDQDMRHMGGLRKYMPVTWICMLIGSLSLIGTPFFSGFYSKDSIIDAVKASTLPFSSFAYVALVASVFVTAFYSFRLYFLVFHGEEKWRQSGQGEHHHGEEHHGLRPQDNPHESPLVVTIPLILLAIPSVFVGMWAIKPMLFSDFYHNVIFINSAAHPALATVAEEYHGIFAMALHSLTTPVLWLVIAGVVLAWFFYMKKPQIPARIVSSIRPIYTLLDNKYYLDALYYNVFAKGSRLLGTLFWKVGDVLIIDKLIVNGAARVVATVAALVRRIQTGYLYTYATAMVLGVFVLVAWTFWPLLKTMFGG
- a CDS encoding YadA-like family protein is translated as MAERNNPYNKISGKDYGSSAAIGFGASAYSPFTLALGSHAKASASSATAIGPEALSSGNTSLAIGRQAAAIADFAQAIGNVAAATNKGTLAIGHSATATGFRSIAIGSANIKNVSTIDQDVKFQSEDNTLSSGEDAIAMGSGAQAAKDYTLALGAFSKALALDSMAIGKNAQAIADNAIAIGNGASATKTGGTALGMNARVLTENSIALGINSVTSGASGDAYLTKQPLSSVRGVVSIGTPEQLRRIQNVADGAQDSDAATVAQLKAATSSVINTGQFDHILSLAKDYTDHKISQVTTVSNQNPANISNDINKLNNGSAGMFQVNQNETTTAPQPSAPGSVAGGSGAVASGNHSTAIGNHAQARAENSVALGESSVATRSNSVSIGSIGHERQISNVAAGVADTDAVNVSQMNHALDKIGHNISHLNRKINDIEDNSNAAIASAIAMANLPQPMNAGDGGLTMGFGTHRGESGYAVGYSVASNKGSWVFKAAATGNTQGKFGAGAGVFIKLH
- the proB gene encoding glutamate 5-kinase codes for the protein MNLSGFDIRQTQCVVVKVGSSLVTNGGQGVDQTMLNNWAQQIAHLRARGMQVVLVSSGAIAEGMKRLGWTVRPKALNELQAAAAVGQMGLAQAYEEAFVSLQIQTAQILLTHDDMSHRTRYLNARSTIRTLLEQGVVPIINENDSVTIDEIKLGDNDTLGALVTNLIEADILIILTDQNGLYDRDPRQHTDANFIHQIAADHPELESMAGGAGSSVGTGGMFTKVVAARRAALSGAATLIANGHADNVLVRVVDGEQIGTLFTPAANRLSARQQWLLGQVQLAGSVVVDDGAVKALTVQHSSLLPIGCMAVNGHFERGALVAVCNQTGQEIARGLVNYSDHEISRLLRQPSQAIEEILGYVAEEELIHRDNMVLRRS
- a CDS encoding NADH-quinone oxidoreductase subunit M codes for the protein MYDYLLSLAIWLPVLAGIVVLATGSDKHAGIARVLALIGALLSFLITIPLFCKFDRLNGGFQFTEFHVWIDSLNINYALGVDGLSVLFVILNSFTTLLVVLAGWQVIQKRPAQYMAAFLIMSGLINGAFAAMDAILFYVFFEGMLIPMYLIIGIWGGPRRVYASIKFFLYTLMGSLLMLVGFVYLSNQTGGFAIETWHNIKHLAMTAQVLLFIGFFLSFAVKVPMWPVHTWLPDAHVEAPTGGSMVLAAITLKIGGYGFLRFMLPILPDAARYFAPAIIVLSLVAVIYIGMVALVQTDMKKLVAYSSISHMGFVTLGFFLFTGGYLNDWAFKGAIMQMLSHGFVSAAMFMSIGVMYDRMHTREISAYGGVVNSMPIFASFMLLFAMANAGLPGTSGFVGEFMVIVGAVKTNFWIGALAALTLIYGAAYTLWMFKRVIFGAIKNPEVAQLKDVNKRELLILVILAVAVLGFGLYPEPFIAVVHQAANDLIVQAAQSKL
- the nuoN gene encoding NADH-quinone oxidoreductase subunit NuoN, with product MNWTDLTIFPAVPELVLTGVLFAVLLVDLWLNDRQRWITCTLSVIGLILTAAVQCLVWKQQPQYAFHDMFVLDGMAQLAKLCMYGLVIAVFIYSQAYLRARNIYQGEFYTLTLFALLGMNIMVSACHFLTLYVGLELLSLALYALIALQRDSGRAAEAALKYFVLGALASGLLLYGISLVYGATGTLQLQQVLAASQEGTNPWLLKLGVVFIVAGIVFKLGAVPFHMWVPDVYQGAPTAVTALVGTAPKIAATVFAFRILVYGLLTQWESWRDLLLLLGIASLFIGNLAAIMQTSIKRMLGFSTVAHMGFILLALLAGEVGCTAAIYYAITYALMASVAFAILMLLSNKDIECQNISDLAGLNQKNAWYAFLMLLAMFSMAGIPPLMGFYAKLAVIKALLSSGYVWVSVYAVVMSLIGAFYYLRVVKTMYFDTADSVAAPVFNMSLLGKVVLSINGLLLLLWGVVPDGVMAWCVQALMHS